GAAGATATTGTTGAGCCTGGTAAGGAGGTGGAAATGGAAATGGATGTAGAAGAGATGCAGCTTGTTGAAGAGGGCTTGAGGACAGCCAGAATTGAAGAGAATGGTgatgaaaagaagaatgagaaTAAGGTGACAGATGATCCAGAACCACCAATGAGAATTGTGAAGAACTGGAAGAGACCTGAAGACAGGATCCCTGCTGAAAGAGACCCAACAAAGTATGTCATTTCACCAATCACTGGAGAGCTTATCCCTATCAATGAGATGTCTGAACACATGAGGATTTCTCTCATTGATCCAAAATACAAAGAGCAAAAAGAACGGATGTTTGCCAAGATTCGGGAGACTACTCTCGCTCAGGATGACGAAATCTCAAGAAACATTGTGGGCCTTGCACGAACCCGTCCTGATATTTTTGGTACCACAGAGGAAGAAGTTTCTAACGCTGTCAAGGCTgagattgaaaaaaagaaagatgagcAACCAAAGCAGGTCATATGGGATGGTCACACTGGAAGCATTGGTCGCACAGCAAATCAAGCCATGTCACAGAATATCAACGGAGAGGATCAGAATGATGTTCTTAACAATGATGCAAGGAATCTTCCTGGTCCTGCAGCTCCTCCTCCAAGACCTGGTGTGCCGTCTGTTCGCCCTCTACCCCCACCACCAGGTCTTGCCTTGAATCTACCTCGTGTTCCTCCAAATACAGCCCAGTATTCTGCTCCATCTAGTGGTGGCCTCCCTGTACCTCCACTGAGGCCATCAGTTGTCCAATATCAATCAGTTCGACCACCTGGACCTCCAATGCCCATGAGTTCAGGACAGCAATCCCTTTTGGTGAATCGGCCACCTCCTATGCCACCATCAATGTCTATGAATCCATCTGTCCCACCTCCACCTGGTTCGCAGTTTACACCCATGCAAGTTCCCCGAGCTTATATGCTTCCTGTTCCTCCACCTACAATGCAAATGATGCCACCACCACCTTTGCCTCAGGGGATgcccccaccaccaccacctgagGAAGCTCCTCCACCGCTTCCAGAAGAACCCGAGCCAAAGCGGCAGAAGCTTGATGATTCTATGCTTATTTCAGAAGATCAGTTTCTGGCACAGCATCCGGTATGGATTCCCTGCATATCCTTGTCTTTCCACTGTAAATTCTTTAGTAATTGAAATCTGATTGTATAATTATTGTTGGTAGCCTGACAGAAattattcctttttatttattatctttttgGTTGCAGGGACCTGTTCGCATCACAGTATCTGTCCCCAATGTTGATGAAGGTAATCTGAAGGGACAACTTTTGGAGATTACGGTGCAGTCCTTATCTGAAACTGTTGGGAgtctgaaagaaaaaatttctggGGAGATCCAGCTTCCTGCAAACAAACAGAAATTGAGTGGAAAACCTGGTTTTCTCAAGGACAATATGTCGCTTGCGTATTACAATGTTGGAGCAGGAGAAGCACTTAGTCTTTCATTAAGAGAGCGTGGTGGAAGAAAGAGATGAGCAGATTATTTGACCAGGCTGATTAAGGTTCTTGCTGGAATTTTCGTGTTACCATGAGAATATTCAATATATCATGTGGGACTTTTGCTATTCTACTTTCTTTGATGTTATATGGGAGATTATATGTTGGTTGTGTATTAATAGGATGATTTTTCTTGAACATATAATTGTTGTCTTTAAACTGATGGTAAGTGTCGTATCTACTACAGATTGGGTGCCTCGGCGAGTGTCTCTTAAGGACAATGGGAAGTAGATCAGTTCCTTTTACTTAGCCAGCGCAAGTCATGCTTATATGTCTAATAACTGCTCCTTTTTGCAATGCAGTTTTTTCTCTGGAAAGTATGTGCCCATGGTCGTATTATGGTTTTCATATCCCTAGAAGCATGCTTGGTGTCAAGTTATTTTCAGTGTTCACTTCcaatttttgttggtgaaagATTTTTCTATTGGTGAATGTTggtattttgggttttttgttttccttctagtatttaattttataggGTGAAGCTATACTGCGTCTTTAGCAAAGGGTGCCACAGAAGCTTGTATTATTTGCACTCATGTGTTTCTTTAACCAGCCAATAGCAAGCAGTGGCTGGTAGAGTTGGTATTTTCTGATGATGGTTGTTAACTACAGGATAGAGGCTTTAGCTACTTGTTGGGACTCATAAATGGTCTGTGCAACCAGTTAGATGTTCTTCTTTAAGCATCTAAGCCAGGTAAGATGCTATTTTATCTTTACCATTTTCATGTAGAATTCCTTGTCCTGTTTCCAACTCTGATGGCAATCCTTATGCACGCCATTTCTTTTTGCAGCATGGAACCACAGGGTTTGATTACCATGTTAAAGGAACAAGCAAGTTTTTatatctttgtattttttctaGGATTATTAGAGCAGGTAGGGGTTACATAGCTTCCCTAAGGTTATGCATGAGATTGGATTTGATATTAAAAGTTCACAGCTAGTATAGAAATGCAGAATGCCCTAATCTGTTGAAAAGAGTCGTCATTAACTGTTCAGTTATGGTAATTTGGTGCTGGCAGCACAATACTGTAGAGAATTTGGTTGGCTGATGTACTAGTCTAAAATATTTGCTCAACACTGGCCTTCACTATGGGGTGTCAACATGGTCCATGCGTAATTACGAGTCGAC
The window above is part of the Prunus dulcis chromosome 1, ALMONDv2, whole genome shotgun sequence genome. Proteins encoded here:
- the LOC117628181 gene encoding probable splicing factor 3A subunit 1 — encoded protein: MIGSILPLPAPPSDGDLGPLPESQVTELNNDEKQLNEEQNKANSVATHTRAIGIIYPPQDIRNIVDKTSQFVAKNGPEFEKRIIANNTGNAKFSFLISSDPYHAYYQHRLSEFRAQNQSSGQQPSSQPEDSAIPESAPPAPAADGETGTPKLDPSAQFKSVRKVPEPPEKPEAEQYTVRLPEGITGEELDIIKLTAQFVARNGKSFLLGLTNRETNNPQFHFLKPNHSMFTLFTSLADAYSKVLMPPTGLTEKLKKSIADMTTVLERCVHRLEWERSQEQARQKEEDEIELERMQMAMIDWHDFVVVESIDFADDEDEDLPPPMTLEEVIRRSKVTDMEEDIVEPGKEVEMEMDVEEMQLVEEGLRTARIEENGDEKKNENKVTDDPEPPMRIVKNWKRPEDRIPAERDPTKYVISPITGELIPINEMSEHMRISLIDPKYKEQKERMFAKIRETTLAQDDEISRNIVGLARTRPDIFGTTEEEVSNAVKAEIEKKKDEQPKQVIWDGHTGSIGRTANQAMSQNINGEDQNDVLNNDARNLPGPAAPPPRPGVPSVRPLPPPPGLALNLPRVPPNTAQYSAPSSGGLPVPPLRPSVVQYQSVRPPGPPMPMSSGQQSLLVNRPPPMPPSMSMNPSVPPPPGSQFTPMQVPRAYMLPVPPPTMQMMPPPPLPQGMPPPPPPEEAPPPLPEEPEPKRQKLDDSMLISEDQFLAQHPGPVRITVSVPNVDEGNLKGQLLEITVQSLSETVGSLKEKISGEIQLPANKQKLSGKPGFLKDNMSLAYYNVGAGEALSLSLRERGGRKR